A single region of the Desulfobaculum xiamenense genome encodes:
- a CDS encoding tRNA(5-methylaminomethyl-2-thiouridylate) methyltransferase, with the protein MTNKTTYDALVLYSAGLDSLLAARVLEAQGLRVKCLHFVSPFFGHPGRVKGWRATYGLDIDIVNIGDAYIDMMRKGPRYGFGKLFNPCVDCKIIMIEHARALMPRYGATFIATGEVVGQRPMSQRRDAMNSIRNETTSEDILLRPLCALILDPTPMELSGLVDRERLYGFSGRGRNEQLRLAAEFGITDIPTPGGGCKLTESASACRYAPVFQHHPTATAQDFHLANVGRQYWSGAHWLSIGRDQRSNEMIERNITPGDLVFSLRDFPGPLALGRQVAGDWSDDAVADAAAFVASFSPKARKAETDIAVAVRHGETTRDVVVRPSRETALGWKETSWDDAVPVRNAMDPHNH; encoded by the coding sequence ATGACCAACAAGACCACCTACGACGCCCTCGTCCTCTACTCGGCGGGGCTTGATTCATTGCTTGCGGCCCGCGTGCTCGAAGCCCAGGGGCTTCGCGTGAAGTGCCTGCACTTCGTCAGCCCGTTCTTCGGACACCCCGGACGGGTGAAGGGCTGGCGCGCCACCTACGGTCTCGACATCGACATCGTCAACATCGGCGACGCCTATATTGATATGATGCGCAAGGGACCGCGCTACGGCTTCGGCAAGCTCTTCAACCCCTGCGTGGACTGCAAGATCATCATGATCGAGCACGCGCGCGCCCTCATGCCGCGCTACGGAGCCACATTCATTGCCACCGGCGAGGTCGTGGGCCAGCGGCCCATGTCCCAGCGCCGCGACGCCATGAACAGCATCCGCAACGAGACGACCTCCGAGGACATCCTGCTGCGCCCCCTGTGCGCGCTCATTCTCGACCCCACGCCCATGGAGCTTTCGGGCCTCGTGGACCGGGAGCGCCTGTACGGCTTCTCTGGCCGTGGCAGAAACGAGCAGTTGCGCCTCGCCGCGGAGTTCGGCATCACCGACATTCCGACCCCCGGCGGCGGCTGCAAGCTCACCGAGTCCGCCTCGGCCTGCCGCTACGCCCCCGTGTTCCAGCATCACCCCACGGCGACGGCGCAGGATTTCCACCTCGCCAACGTGGGCAGGCAGTACTGGTCCGGCGCGCACTGGCTGTCCATCGGACGCGACCAGCGCAGCAACGAGATGATCGAACGCAACATCACGCCCGGTGACCTCGTGTTCAGCCTGCGCGACTTCCCCGGCCCCCTCGCCCTCGGGCGTCAGGTCGCCGGAGACTGGAGCGACGACGCAGTGGCCGACGCGGCCGCCTTCGTGGCGTCCTTCTCGCCCAAGGCCCGCAAGGCCGAAACGGACATCGCCGTCGCCGTGCGCCATGGCGAAACCACGCGCGACGTCGTCGTGCGCCCCTCGCGTGAGACAGCCTTGGGCTGGAAGGAAACGAGCTGGGACGACGCCGTGCCGGTCCGCAACGCCATGGACCCGCACAACCACTAG
- a CDS encoding calcium/sodium antiporter, with the protein MLTQFIFVIISATLLWFGAEWVVDSASAIARRFRVPELVIGLTVVAIGTSAPEFIVTAMASFKGMSDISLSNVVGSNVFNLGIILGSMAMLRPIVTTPEVVRRDGMLLIAVVSLVTLLTMDHTLSRVDGLVLAAILGTYITLLIIRRPRTAVVADENPSDERIATWKDYPRLAAGFVAVSYGGSLMVDAASTLAAHLGVSQWAIGVTIVAAGTSLPELVTCIAASVRGKNDMLLGNLIGSDLFNFCGVLGLTSILRPLPVSAAAAPTLYMLVGSVCIIILCIRTGWKVSRPEGAFLIALGLARWAPSLM; encoded by the coding sequence ATGCTCACGCAATTCATCTTCGTCATCATCAGCGCCACCCTTTTGTGGTTCGGCGCGGAATGGGTCGTGGACTCGGCGTCGGCCATCGCCCGCCGCTTCCGCGTGCCCGAACTGGTCATCGGCCTGACCGTGGTCGCCATCGGCACCTCGGCTCCGGAGTTCATCGTCACGGCCATGGCGTCCTTCAAGGGCATGTCGGACATCTCCCTGTCCAACGTGGTCGGCTCCAACGTGTTCAACCTCGGCATCATCCTCGGCTCCATGGCCATGCTGCGCCCCATCGTTACCACCCCGGAGGTGGTCCGGCGCGACGGCATGCTGCTCATCGCCGTGGTGTCGCTGGTGACGCTCCTGACCATGGACCACACCCTCAGCCGCGTGGACGGCTTGGTGCTGGCGGCCATCCTCGGCACCTACATCACGCTGCTCATCATCCGCAGGCCCCGCACGGCGGTCGTGGCGGACGAGAACCCGAGCGACGAGCGCATCGCCACGTGGAAGGACTATCCGCGCCTCGCGGCGGGTTTCGTGGCCGTGTCCTACGGCGGCAGCCTCATGGTCGACGCGGCCTCCACGCTAGCCGCGCATCTCGGCGTGTCCCAGTGGGCCATCGGCGTGACCATCGTCGCGGCGGGCACCAGCCTGCCCGAACTGGTCACCTGCATCGCGGCCTCGGTGCGCGGCAAGAACGACATGCTGCTCGGCAACCTCATCGGATCGGACCTGTTCAACTTCTGCGGCGTGCTCGGCCTGACGAGCATCCTGCGCCCGCTCCCCGTTTCCGCCGCCGCCGCGCCGACCCTGTACATGCTGGTCGGATCGGTATGCATCATCATCCTGTGCATTCGCACGGGGTGGAAGGTCTCGCGGCCCGAAGGCGCGTTTCTCATCGCGCTGGGCCTTGCGCGCTGGGCACCATCGCTCATGTAA
- a CDS encoding Bax inhibitor-1/YccA family protein gives MNRFQAMSRPQARSLDSVNAFMRGVYNWMAAGLGLTALAAFATASSPDMIQLLYSGSILSWVIIFAPFVLVMILSAGINSMSATTATITFMSYSALMGVSLSSVLLMYTGESVFTTFVICATMFGGMSIYGTTTKRDLTSWGSFLFMGLIGILIASVVNIFLANSVMHWVISVIGVVLFTGLTAYDTQRLRDMGESAPYGDATVLRRGTILGALTLYLDFINLFLMLLRLFGSSRD, from the coding sequence ATGAACAGATTTCAGGCCATGAGCCGCCCGCAGGCACGTTCACTCGACAGTGTGAACGCCTTTATGCGCGGCGTATACAACTGGATGGCCGCCGGTCTCGGCCTCACCGCGCTCGCGGCCTTCGCCACCGCATCGAGCCCCGATATGATCCAGCTGCTCTACAGCGGTTCCATCTTGAGCTGGGTCATAATCTTCGCGCCGTTCGTTCTGGTCATGATCCTGTCCGCAGGCATCAACTCCATGAGCGCTACCACGGCGACCATCACGTTCATGTCCTACAGCGCGCTCATGGGCGTGTCCCTCTCCAGCGTGCTGCTCATGTATACGGGCGAAAGCGTGTTCACCACCTTCGTGATCTGCGCGACCATGTTCGGCGGCATGAGCATCTACGGCACGACCACCAAGCGCGACCTCACCTCGTGGGGCAGCTTCCTGTTCATGGGCCTCATCGGCATCCTCATCGCCTCGGTGGTCAACATCTTCCTCGCCAATTCCGTCATGCACTGGGTTATCTCCGTGATCGGCGTGGTCCTCTTCACCGGACTCACCGCCTACGACACCCAGCGCCTGCGCGACATGGGCGAGAGCGCTCCCTACGGTGACGCCACGGTCCTGCGCCGCGGCACCATCCTTGGCGCGCTGACCCTCTACCTCGACTTCATCAACCTGTTCCTGATGCTGCTCCGGCTCTTCGGGTCGAGCAGGGACTAG
- the lpxK gene encoding tetraacyldisaccharide 4'-kinase has translation MSDTLDLQRRLGALLFLPSRAYAWGMRLRRQWYERGALESHRPPRPCVSIGNIGWGGSGKTPLTEWLLRWAARRDVSAVVLTRGYRATPPHPHYLVTETSTPREAGDEPLLLARSCPDGHVVVDPMRSRAAQWAWAELRPELFLLDDGFQHLKVQRDIDLVLLRPKDLNEEWDRVIPAGSWREDESALTRATAFLIKCSADEFLALEPLIRARLARFNAPVFNFSFKPLGVKRLDLAQAAESFHGEPYLLVTGVGEPDQVVDTAEMLLGNRPELHLRYDDHHDYSQADWTHIRAQADLKNISHILCTAKDAVKLARYDTRHLWTFDHTLEFGPTFFAETTFPDWWGNWWDVLRHRD, from the coding sequence ATGAGCGACACTCTCGACCTCCAGCGCCGCCTCGGCGCCCTCCTCTTCCTGCCCAGCCGCGCCTACGCGTGGGGCATGCGCCTGCGCCGTCAGTGGTACGAGCGCGGCGCTCTCGAATCCCACCGCCCGCCGCGCCCGTGCGTCAGCATCGGCAACATCGGCTGGGGTGGCAGCGGCAAGACGCCCCTCACCGAATGGCTGCTGCGCTGGGCCGCCCGGCGTGACGTCTCCGCCGTGGTCCTCACCCGTGGCTACCGCGCAACCCCGCCGCATCCGCACTATCTGGTCACCGAAACGAGCACCCCGCGCGAAGCGGGCGACGAACCGCTGCTGCTGGCCCGCTCGTGCCCCGATGGCCACGTGGTGGTGGACCCCATGCGCTCGCGCGCCGCACAGTGGGCATGGGCCGAGCTGCGCCCCGAACTCTTCCTCCTGGACGACGGCTTCCAACACCTCAAGGTCCAGCGTGACATCGACCTCGTGCTGCTGCGCCCCAAGGACCTCAACGAGGAATGGGACCGCGTGATTCCAGCCGGATCGTGGCGCGAAGACGAAAGCGCCCTCACCCGCGCAACGGCCTTTCTCATCAAATGCTCGGCGGACGAATTCCTCGCGCTCGAACCGCTCATCCGCGCGCGGCTGGCCCGTTTCAACGCCCCGGTCTTCAACTTCTCCTTCAAGCCCCTCGGGGTGAAGCGTCTCGACCTCGCGCAGGCCGCCGAGAGTTTCCACGGCGAGCCGTACCTACTGGTCACCGGCGTGGGCGAACCAGATCAGGTGGTGGACACGGCGGAGATGCTCCTCGGCAACAGGCCCGAACTGCACCTGCGCTACGACGACCACCACGATTACTCGCAGGCGGACTGGACGCACATCCGCGCACAGGCCGACCTCAAGAACATCAGCCACATCCTGTGCACAGCCAAGGACGCGGTGAAGCTGGCTCGCTATGACACGCGCCACCTGTGGACCTTTGACCACACGCTGGAATTCGGCCCGACATTCTTCGCCGAAACCACCTTCCCCGACTGGTGGGGTAACTGGTGGGACGTGCTGCGCCACCGCGACTAA
- the rnr gene encoding ribonuclease R, whose amino-acid sequence MARKGRKTEKKAGAGRVDQRSILKAFKDAGRPMRLAEVLSVLQAGKGAKRDLKDLLRDLLDQGKIIRTKGGAFGLTESMSLMTGVLEVQRSGVGFVIPEDKRRKDIFISPNDFGDAWNGDRVVCAVIPGRKGKNPEGRIVRVLDRALRKLPVRILKRLGPDMFISHPTDTKLQFNIMCDTQALDDEPQEGDIVFVLAGEKLDFKLWAGDAVEALGSEDDVAVQESLVKSLHGVPTSFPNAAVVEANALPAEPEQDDFRERVDLRDLPLVTIDGAKARDFDDAVCVRPDGQGFRLWVAIADVSHYVRPGSALDREALARGNSYYFPQSVEPMFPEALSNGLCSLNPDVNRLSMVAEMHIDRSGHVSDERFYPAVIRSHARLTYAQVHRALELKDRETRADIEDVLPMLEDAERLARILHRMRVERGTLDFDLPEPEILFNMNGETINIQRRPRTFAHQIVEEFMIAANEAVARFLERREMPCMYRIHPSPDMDKLRSVFKLLSRSDVGERIPAEASPEAVRELLNAVAGTEVEFVANRLLLRAMMQASYGPENEGHYGLASECYCHFTSPIRRYADLIVHRSLKAALGFGDVPAPKPGTLQEIGDHISGRERVAMQAEREILKRVTILFLRDKVGAEYTGVINGVADYGFWVELNEVMAEGMVRLSSLDDDYYVYLQERQEIWGERTRRRFGIGQTVRVFLRDVNLSRLEVDLELMPTRQPRKR is encoded by the coding sequence ATGGCACGCAAAGGCAGGAAGACGGAGAAGAAGGCAGGCGCTGGCCGCGTGGACCAACGCAGCATCCTCAAGGCATTCAAGGACGCAGGCCGCCCCATGCGGCTGGCCGAGGTGCTCTCGGTGCTCCAGGCGGGCAAGGGTGCAAAACGCGACCTCAAGGACCTCCTGCGCGACCTGCTCGATCAGGGCAAGATCATCCGCACCAAGGGCGGAGCCTTCGGCCTCACCGAGAGCATGTCCCTCATGACCGGCGTGCTGGAGGTGCAGCGTTCCGGCGTCGGCTTCGTCATCCCTGAGGACAAGCGCCGCAAGGACATCTTCATCAGTCCGAACGACTTCGGCGACGCATGGAACGGCGACCGCGTGGTCTGCGCCGTGATTCCAGGCCGCAAGGGCAAGAACCCCGAAGGCCGCATCGTGCGCGTGCTGGATCGCGCCCTGCGCAAGCTCCCGGTGCGCATCCTCAAGCGCCTTGGTCCGGACATGTTCATCTCGCATCCCACGGACACCAAGCTCCAGTTCAACATCATGTGCGACACGCAGGCGCTGGACGACGAACCCCAGGAAGGCGATATCGTCTTCGTGCTGGCGGGCGAAAAGCTCGACTTCAAGCTGTGGGCGGGCGACGCCGTGGAAGCGCTCGGCTCCGAGGACGACGTGGCCGTTCAGGAAAGCCTCGTCAAATCCCTGCACGGCGTGCCGACCAGCTTCCCCAACGCCGCCGTCGTCGAAGCCAACGCCCTGCCCGCCGAACCGGAGCAGGACGACTTCCGCGAACGCGTGGACCTGCGCGACCTGCCGCTGGTCACCATCGACGGAGCCAAGGCCCGCGACTTCGACGACGCGGTCTGCGTGCGGCCCGACGGTCAGGGCTTCCGCCTGTGGGTGGCCATCGCGGACGTGAGCCACTACGTGCGCCCCGGCAGCGCCCTCGACCGCGAGGCGCTGGCCCGCGGCAACTCCTACTATTTCCCGCAATCCGTGGAACCCATGTTTCCCGAGGCCCTGTCCAACGGCCTGTGTAGCCTCAATCCGGACGTGAACCGCCTGTCCATGGTCGCCGAAATGCACATCGACCGTTCGGGCCACGTCAGTGACGAGCGCTTCTACCCGGCAGTCATCCGCAGTCACGCCCGGCTGACCTACGCGCAGGTCCACCGCGCCCTCGAACTCAAGGACCGCGAGACCCGCGCCGACATCGAGGACGTGCTGCCCATGCTGGAGGACGCCGAGCGCCTCGCGCGCATCCTGCACCGCATGCGCGTGGAACGCGGCACCCTCGACTTCGATCTCCCCGAGCCTGAAATCCTCTTCAACATGAATGGCGAGACCATAAACATCCAGCGCCGTCCGCGCACCTTCGCCCACCAGATCGTCGAGGAATTCATGATCGCCGCCAACGAGGCCGTGGCCCGCTTCCTCGAACGCCGCGAGATGCCGTGCATGTACCGCATCCATCCCTCGCCGGACATGGACAAGCTGCGCTCGGTGTTCAAGCTCCTCTCCCGCTCCGACGTGGGCGAACGCATCCCCGCCGAGGCCTCGCCCGAGGCCGTGCGCGAACTACTGAACGCCGTGGCGGGCACCGAGGTCGAATTCGTGGCCAACCGCCTGCTGCTGCGCGCCATGATGCAGGCCAGCTATGGCCCAGAAAACGAAGGCCACTACGGCCTCGCCTCGGAGTGCTACTGCCACTTCACCTCGCCCATCCGGCGCTACGCGGACCTCATCGTCCACCGTTCCCTGAAGGCCGCCCTCGGCTTCGGCGACGTCCCGGCTCCGAAACCAGGCACCCTTCAGGAAATCGGCGACCACATCAGCGGACGCGAACGCGTCGCCATGCAGGCCGAGCGCGAGATTCTCAAGCGCGTTACCATCCTCTTCCTGCGCGACAAGGTGGGCGCGGAATACACCGGCGTCATCAACGGCGTGGCCGATTACGGCTTCTGGGTGGAACTGAACGAAGTCATGGCCGAAGGCATGGTCCGCCTGTCCTCGCTGGACGACGACTACTACGTCTACCTTCAGGAACGGCAGGAAATCTGGGGCGAACGCACCCGCCGCCGCTTCGGCATCGGTCAGACCGTGCGGGTGTTCCTGCGCGACGTGAACCTCTCGCGCCTCGAAGTCGATCTCGAACTCATGCCCACCCGCCAGCCTCGCAAACGCTAA
- a CDS encoding cyclic nucleotide-binding domain-containing protein, with the protein MEIQPELVPGECTVAVVHCEKCGHTQRVPERHVGRKIACPSCGEPAPVEPEPEDLGLDDVIAPVPNASAPQGSSAPLTEATLFDQAEEEPSHILQGNLLRNLLAGLVSGATGILFCLAIALLFVSGTAPDSGLPHALSMALMSAGIVGLVVAIRSGVAFALAGPESMAAVVLFLLSIGIHSAMPADAAPLALATTTTAAIMITTVLAGFCLWLVGGLGAGDWIRFIPIHAVGGVLAGVGFLVLRFAIAHGTGCVDDLSLLLRMFEDGICLKWLPGLGFGLLLFVVLRGIKSPGLLFALLLLGIGAAHGGFFLAGMDIETARMNGWLFPTFAQDRFWDIYSVDIRALVNLGAIVDNAGYIAALVGLLTAGTMLKITELEIVMGREIDLNREYMGIGMGNLLSGLAGGIPGSLALSRSLANKGLGAQGAVAGIVAALVCIGALFSAHLFIPYIPRFVPVGLLVCLGLSLMWRWLVETRARFTHKGDYALLVLVFLLTASLGLLVGVGVGAGLAMLVTAGRYGSMSVIKHEVSGEHFHSNVDRAPAQFRVLKEHGAQIHVITLQGFIFLGTTSNLLRRIRARLRDTNRPPLRFLLLDFTFIGGLDSSVALSFTKLQQMAAKHGFTLVFTNMPFELEEQLKTVGCVLNAPERHSLTVTSLDYAMEWAEDHLLDDADLLAVDRQSLPKLLEPVFPEPRYIPLLMRVLKRVQVKKGAPVFRQGDPSDAMYFIESGMVNVQLELEGGKVLRLKKMGPGTAFGEMGIYTSAPRSASIVAAEDCVLYRLSTKVLHQVQAKIPHLAEAIHRFIVNLLSERVSEANAKVRDLLA; encoded by the coding sequence ATGGAAATTCAACCAGAACTCGTACCCGGAGAGTGCACGGTGGCAGTGGTCCATTGCGAAAAGTGCGGCCATACGCAGAGAGTTCCCGAACGTCACGTCGGGCGGAAAATCGCCTGTCCGTCCTGCGGCGAGCCAGCTCCCGTGGAACCGGAACCCGAGGATCTCGGGCTCGACGACGTCATCGCTCCCGTCCCGAACGCCTCCGCGCCCCAAGGCTCCTCAGCACCGCTCACCGAAGCCACGCTCTTTGATCAGGCCGAGGAGGAACCTTCCCACATCCTTCAGGGCAACCTGTTGCGCAATCTCCTCGCCGGACTCGTCTCCGGTGCCACGGGCATCCTGTTCTGTCTCGCCATCGCGCTGCTTTTCGTCTCCGGCACCGCTCCGGACAGCGGCCTGCCCCACGCCTTGAGCATGGCGCTCATGAGCGCGGGCATTGTGGGCCTCGTGGTCGCCATCCGCAGCGGAGTGGCCTTCGCACTCGCCGGGCCGGAATCCATGGCCGCGGTAGTGCTCTTCCTGCTCTCCATCGGCATCCATTCCGCCATGCCTGCGGACGCCGCTCCGCTCGCCTTGGCCACCACGACCACCGCCGCCATCATGATCACCACCGTACTTGCGGGGTTCTGCCTCTGGCTAGTGGGTGGACTCGGTGCCGGGGACTGGATTCGCTTCATCCCCATCCACGCCGTGGGCGGGGTACTGGCGGGAGTGGGCTTCCTCGTCCTGCGCTTCGCCATTGCCCATGGCACGGGATGCGTGGACGATCTCTCCCTGCTTCTGCGCATGTTCGAGGATGGCATCTGCCTCAAGTGGCTCCCTGGGCTGGGCTTCGGACTGCTCCTATTCGTCGTTCTGCGCGGCATCAAAAGCCCAGGGCTGCTCTTCGCCCTGCTCCTTCTCGGCATCGGGGCCGCGCACGGCGGCTTCTTCCTCGCGGGCATGGACATCGAAACCGCCCGCATGAACGGCTGGCTCTTCCCGACCTTCGCACAGGACAGATTCTGGGACATCTATTCCGTGGACATACGCGCCCTCGTCAATCTGGGTGCCATCGTGGACAACGCTGGCTACATCGCCGCCCTCGTCGGCCTGCTCACGGCCGGAACCATGCTCAAGATCACGGAACTCGAAATCGTCATGGGCCGCGAGATCGACCTGAACCGAGAATACATGGGCATCGGCATGGGCAATCTACTCTCGGGCCTCGCTGGCGGCATTCCCGGCTCCCTCGCCCTGTCGCGCAGCCTCGCCAACAAGGGTCTTGGCGCGCAGGGAGCCGTGGCGGGCATCGTGGCCGCTCTCGTCTGCATCGGCGCGCTCTTCTCCGCCCATCTCTTCATCCCGTACATCCCACGTTTCGTACCGGTGGGGCTGCTCGTATGCCTCGGTCTATCCCTCATGTGGCGCTGGCTGGTGGAAACCCGCGCCCGCTTCACTCACAAGGGCGACTACGCGCTGCTGGTGCTCGTCTTCCTGCTCACGGCGAGCCTCGGCCTGCTGGTAGGCGTGGGCGTGGGCGCTGGTCTTGCCATGCTCGTCACCGCCGGACGCTACGGCTCCATGAGTGTCATCAAGCACGAGGTCTCCGGCGAGCACTTCCACAGCAACGTGGACCGCGCCCCCGCGCAGTTCCGAGTGCTCAAGGAGCATGGCGCGCAGATTCACGTCATCACCCTGCAGGGCTTCATCTTCCTTGGCACCACGAGCAATCTGTTGCGCCGCATCCGCGCCCGCCTGCGCGACACGAACCGCCCACCGCTGCGCTTCCTTCTGCTCGACTTCACCTTCATCGGCGGCCTCGATTCGTCGGTGGCCCTCTCCTTCACCAAGCTCCAGCAGATGGCCGCCAAGCACGGCTTCACTCTCGTCTTCACCAACATGCCCTTCGAGCTTGAAGAACAACTCAAGACCGTCGGCTGCGTTCTCAACGCCCCGGAACGCCACTCACTTACCGTCACCTCCCTCGACTACGCCATGGAATGGGCCGAGGACCACCTCCTCGACGACGCGGACCTCCTCGCCGTGGATCGCCAAAGCCTGCCGAAGCTCCTCGAACCCGTCTTCCCCGAACCCCGCTACATTCCGCTGCTCATGCGGGTGCTCAAACGCGTGCAGGTCAAGAAGGGCGCTCCCGTCTTCCGGCAGGGCGACCCGTCGGACGCCATGTACTTCATCGAGTCCGGCATGGTGAACGTGCAGCTCGAACTGGAAGGCGGCAAGGTCCTGCGCCTCAAGAAGATGGGGCCGGGCACCGCCTTCGGCGAGATGGGCATCTACACGTCCGCGCCGCGCTCAGCCTCCATCGTCGCCGCCGAGGACTGCGTCCTCTACCGTCTGTCCACAAAGGTGCTGCATCAGGTGCAGGCCAAGATTCCCCACCTCGCCGAGGCCATCCACCGCTTCATCGTCAACCTGCTCTCCGAGCGCGTCTCCGAGGCCAACGCCAAGGTCCGCGACCTCCTCGCCTGA
- a CDS encoding PACE efflux transporter → MRTANDRLRHAILFELGGLFIAAPVAAWATGKPISHTGVMSISLSLAAMVWNCVYNWLFDHMLVWLGRRVDQRPVWMRTLHALAFEVGFMLLTLPGVAWWMDMPLTHALVMNIGFSSFFMCYAFVYNWGYDIVFPCPVDAEA, encoded by the coding sequence ATGAGAACCGCGAACGACCGTTTGCGTCATGCCATCCTTTTCGAGCTTGGCGGCCTGTTCATCGCCGCCCCCGTCGCCGCGTGGGCGACGGGCAAGCCCATTTCACACACGGGCGTGATGAGCATCAGCCTGAGCCTTGCGGCCATGGTCTGGAACTGCGTCTACAACTGGCTTTTTGACCACATGCTGGTGTGGCTTGGCCGCCGTGTGGACCAGCGCCCGGTGTGGATGCGCACGCTGCATGCGCTGGCTTTTGAGGTGGGCTTCATGCTGCTCACGCTTCCGGGCGTGGCGTGGTGGATGGACATGCCACTCACGCACGCGCTGGTCATGAACATTGGATTTTCCAGTTTCTTCATGTGCTACGCCTTCGTGTACAACTGGGGTTACGACATCGTCTTCCCCTGCCCGGTGGATGCCGAGGCCTAG
- a CDS encoding LysR family transcriptional regulator: protein MEPNLEQLRAFVTAAEEGSFSAAARRLGRAQSAVSTAIMNLEIDLGVELFDRSGKLPVLTTTGTALLSDARHILDRGRDMVERARSLSSGIEHRVILATDEMAPPPFLNRVLGDFSRQYPRVELECLFAALGDVAELVASGRADMGLMTPLAPGAPRGLNYRLLHNLEFSAVVAPDHPLAALSLVSADDLAEHREIIPTSRGGERLGEEEVIGRTCWLAENYFIIRSIVEAGVGWAFLPTPLTRESLAARRLVELHLDFKGADIKAPLFLIWPRGRALGPAADWLRAALAGTPVGDDA from the coding sequence ATGGAACCCAATCTCGAACAGCTCCGGGCCTTCGTCACTGCCGCCGAGGAAGGCTCCTTCTCCGCCGCCGCCCGTCGTCTCGGCCGTGCGCAGTCCGCCGTGAGCACCGCCATCATGAACCTCGAAATCGACCTCGGGGTGGAGCTCTTCGACCGCAGCGGCAAGCTGCCCGTGCTGACCACGACGGGCACGGCGCTCCTCTCCGACGCGCGCCACATCCTCGACAGGGGACGAGACATGGTCGAACGCGCCCGCTCCCTGTCCTCCGGCATCGAGCACCGGGTGATCCTCGCCACGGACGAAATGGCTCCGCCGCCCTTCCTGAACCGCGTTCTCGGCGATTTCAGCCGCCAGTACCCGCGTGTGGAACTGGAATGCCTCTTCGCCGCCCTTGGCGACGTCGCGGAACTTGTCGCTTCGGGCCGGGCGGACATGGGCCTCATGACGCCGCTCGCCCCCGGCGCGCCGCGCGGGCTGAACTACCGCCTGCTGCACAACCTCGAATTTTCCGCCGTGGTCGCGCCCGACCACCCGCTTGCGGCGCTGTCCCTCGTCTCCGCCGACGACCTCGCCGAGCACCGGGAAATCATCCCCACCAGCCGGGGCGGCGAGCGCCTCGGGGAGGAAGAGGTCATCGGGCGAACCTGCTGGCTCGCCGAAAACTATTTCATCATCCGGAGCATCGTGGAGGCCGGAGTCGGCTGGGCCTTCCTGCCGACCCCGCTCACCCGCGAAAGCCTTGCCGCACGCCGCCTCGTGGAACTGCACCTCGACTTCAAAGGCGCAGACATCAAAGCCCCGCTCTTCCTCATCTGGCCGCGCGGGCGCGCCCTCGGCCCCGCCGCGGACTGGCTGCGCGCCGCGCTGGCCGGAACGCCAGTCGGTGACGACGCATAG